The following proteins are co-located in the Rippkaea orientalis PCC 8801 genome:
- a CDS encoding potassium channel family protein, with the protein MKSTWQFYSHTTGYTRLFIDLIIVFLIAPLGNLSPIFQWLISLFFVMTLLLGVNTLAFPPKIIRTLQILAAISFAADIIVFPDFPKLTALTSLIAHVFQAIFVFCIMMAISFRITHEKQVNGAVIQGSICVYLLLGIFWFFLYQIVLFFDPFAFSIPEEITSNSLFYFSFTTLTTVGYGDVTPINPFAMTLSNAEALVGQIYPAIVIAKLVSLYERNE; encoded by the coding sequence ATGAAATCTACTTGGCAATTTTATTCTCATACCACTGGATATACTCGTCTTTTTATTGATCTAATTATCGTTTTTTTAATTGCTCCTTTGGGTAATTTATCCCCGATTTTTCAATGGCTTATCAGTCTTTTTTTTGTGATGACTCTTTTGTTAGGAGTTAATACCCTGGCTTTTCCTCCTAAGATTATTAGGACTTTGCAAATTCTTGCTGCTATTTCTTTTGCTGCTGATATTATTGTTTTTCCAGACTTCCCTAAGTTAACGGCGTTAACGTCTTTGATTGCTCATGTTTTTCAAGCGATTTTTGTGTTTTGTATTATGATGGCAATCTCGTTTAGGATTACCCATGAAAAACAGGTTAATGGGGCTGTTATTCAAGGGAGTATTTGTGTTTATTTGCTACTAGGAATTTTTTGGTTTTTCCTTTATCAAATTGTTCTTTTCTTTGATCCATTTGCTTTTTCTATTCCTGAAGAAATTACCTCAAATAGTCTATTTTATTTCAGTTTTACGACGTTAACCACTGTGGGTTATGGGGATGTTACTCCTATTAATCCGTTTGCGATGACCTTAAGTAATGCAGAAGCGTTAGTCGGACAAATTTATCCCGCTATTGTTATTGCTAAATTAGTGAGTCTTTATGAGAGAAATGAATAG
- a CDS encoding Uma2 family endonuclease has protein sequence MEFVSGNGSEQTDKSPWKGKFWVYETVIHPAYYAIYEVKLATVEVYQLIGHHDQRITPNEQGHYLINSLGIALGIWQGTYQNMALPWLRWWDDQGNLLLTREERAEQEKQRAEYEKQRAERLAEKLRKLAIAPDDY, from the coding sequence ATGGAATTTGTCTCAGGCAATGGCAGTGAACAAACAGATAAAAGCCCTTGGAAGGGTAAATTTTGGGTCTATGAAACAGTAATTCATCCAGCTTATTATGCTATCTACGAAGTCAAACTAGCAACCGTTGAAGTTTATCAATTAATCGGTCATCACGATCAGAGAATAACCCCTAATGAACAAGGACATTACTTGATCAATTCCTTGGGAATAGCGTTAGGAATTTGGCAAGGAACTTATCAAAATATGGCTCTTCCTTGGTTACGTTGGTGGGATGATCAAGGCAATTTATTATTAACTAGAGAAGAACGAGCCGAACAAGAAAAACAACGGGCAGAATATGAGAAACAGCGAGCCGAAAGATTAGCTGAAAAATTGCGCAAATTAGCCATTGCTCCTGATGACTATTAA